A window of the Natrinema salifodinae genome harbors these coding sequences:
- a CDS encoding PRC-barrel domain-containing protein has translation MDDAPQEITSLVGREVYSNNGVFVGEVEDLRLNVDGQAVTGLALANLNDELFKDEARSGQGIIVPYRWVRSVGDIILINDVVERVRDPDEEEDELLA, from the coding sequence ATGGACGACGCACCTCAAGAAATCACGTCTCTCGTCGGCCGCGAGGTTTACTCGAACAACGGCGTCTTCGTGGGTGAAGTCGAGGATCTCCGACTGAACGTCGACGGCCAGGCCGTCACCGGACTCGCGCTCGCGAATTTGAACGACGAACTGTTCAAAGACGAGGCTCGCAGCGGGCAGGGTATCATCGTGCCCTACCGCTGGGTCCGGTCGGTCGGCGACATCATCCTGATCAACGACGTGGTCGAACGCGTTCGCGACCCCGACGAGGAAGAAGACGAACTGCTGGCCTGA
- a CDS encoding DHH family phosphoesterase, whose product MSTGVTISSISDYAILGCGSVGYAVAEELVEQGKDVRIVDRDESRVESLRDQDLDARQADIREPKAADLVADRDVVLILASDVESNKRAVEHIRAVSDNQFVVARASDPVSGDELSELGADIVINPSSVIAESALRALESGELEYNAGKLAEIVEETSTRLAIITQDSPDPDSIASAAALQAIADHLEIESDIIYLGDVGHQENRAFVNLLGIDLVQWDEIEDHSIYDTVALVDHATSTEMELPVDIVIDHNETETEFEPEFVDIRPNMSSTSTIMTKYIQEFDMNVSEEVATALLYGIRAETLDFKRDTTPADLTAAAYLYPFANHDTLEQVESPSMSPETLDVLAEAITNRDVQGSHLVSNAGFVRDREALTQAASHLLNLEGVTTTAVFGIADETIFLAGRSKDIRINIGKVLDDAYGDIGETAGHSTQASAEIPLGIFTGIEISEDTRDTLLDLTEEAVKRTLFDAMGVEGSSEGSNGS is encoded by the coding sequence ATGAGTACGGGGGTTACCATCTCGTCGATCTCTGACTACGCTATCTTAGGGTGTGGGAGTGTGGGGTACGCGGTAGCGGAAGAGCTCGTCGAGCAGGGCAAAGACGTCCGCATCGTCGACCGCGACGAGAGCCGCGTCGAATCGCTCCGTGATCAGGACTTGGACGCCCGCCAGGCCGACATCCGCGAGCCCAAGGCCGCGGACCTGGTCGCCGACCGCGACGTCGTGCTCATCCTTGCCTCCGACGTCGAATCGAACAAGCGCGCGGTCGAACACATCCGCGCGGTCTCGGACAACCAGTTCGTCGTCGCCCGCGCGAGCGACCCCGTCTCGGGCGACGAACTCTCCGAGCTCGGGGCCGACATCGTCATCAACCCCTCCTCGGTGATCGCCGAGTCCGCCCTGCGCGCGCTCGAGTCCGGCGAACTCGAATACAACGCGGGCAAGCTCGCCGAGATCGTCGAGGAGACGTCGACCCGCCTGGCGATCATCACGCAGGACAGCCCGGATCCGGACTCGATCGCCAGCGCGGCGGCTCTGCAGGCGATCGCCGACCACCTCGAGATAGAGTCGGACATCATCTATCTGGGCGACGTCGGCCACCAGGAGAATCGCGCGTTCGTCAACCTGCTGGGCATCGATCTGGTCCAGTGGGACGAGATCGAAGATCACTCGATCTACGACACCGTCGCCCTGGTCGATCACGCGACGTCGACCGAGATGGAGCTCCCCGTCGACATCGTCATCGACCACAACGAGACGGAGACGGAGTTCGAACCCGAGTTCGTCGACATCCGGCCGAACATGTCCTCGACGTCGACGATCATGACGAAGTATATACAGGAGTTCGACATGAACGTCTCCGAGGAGGTCGCCACCGCCCTGCTCTACGGCATCCGCGCGGAGACCCTGGATTTCAAACGCGACACTACCCCCGCCGACCTGACCGCGGCCGCCTACCTCTACCCGTTCGCGAACCACGACACCTTAGAGCAGGTGGAGTCGCCGTCGATGTCCCCCGAGACGCTGGACGTGCTCGCGGAGGCGATCACGAACCGCGACGTCCAGGGGAGTCATCTGGTCTCCAACGCCGGCTTCGTCCGCGACCGCGAGGCGCTGACCCAGGCCGCCAGCCACCTCCTGAACTTAGAGGGCGTCACGACGACGGCGGTGTTTGGCATCGCCGACGAGACGATCTTCCTCGCGGGCCGCTCGAAGGACATCCGTATCAACATCGGGAAGGTCCTCGACGATGCCTACGGCGATATCGGCGAGACGGCCGGTCACTCCACCCAGGCCAGCGCGGAGATTCCGCTGGGCATCTTCACCGGCATCGAGATTTCGGAGGACACGCGCGACACGCTGCTCGATCTGACCGAGGAAGCGGTCAAGCGGACGCTGTTCGACGCGATGGGTGTCGAAGGAAGCAGCGAAGGCTCGAACGGCAGCTGA
- a CDS encoding phosphotransacetylase family protein → MTDTDTDPDIESTDSEPDTETGTDAGADTETGAATAEPTAATDGDADTLLVASLAESTGKTAITLALARLAEAEGETVGYMKPKGTRLQSNVGKTLDEDPMLARELLDLDAEMHDLEPVVYSPTFIDQAIRGREDPAELRERIQEAFGTLAADRDRMFVEGGGRYDVGGIVDLTDADVAALLDARVLLVAPYEIPGDVDDVLAAAETFGDRLAGVVFNDVPDAAYDALETDVVPFLEGRGIPVYGVLPSERELSGVTVADLADELGASMLVEEGQDVYVERFAVGAMGPDSALRHFRRTKDAAVITGGDRAEIHTAALEAPGVRCLILTGGHRPSGAIVGQASEKGVPILAVQTDTLTTVERAEDVVRSGRTRDAETVDRMEALLTDHAAVDAILGDD, encoded by the coding sequence ATGACTGACACTGACACCGATCCGGACATCGAATCCACGGACAGCGAGCCCGACACTGAGACCGGCACCGACGCCGGAGCCGACACCGAAACCGGCGCTGCGACCGCCGAACCGACCGCCGCTACCGACGGCGACGCCGACACGCTGCTCGTCGCCTCGCTCGCGGAGAGCACCGGCAAAACGGCGATCACGCTGGCGCTTGCCCGCCTGGCGGAAGCCGAGGGCGAGACCGTCGGCTACATGAAACCGAAGGGGACCAGGCTGCAGAGTAACGTCGGGAAGACCTTGGACGAGGACCCGATGCTGGCCCGCGAGCTGCTCGACCTCGACGCCGAGATGCACGACCTCGAACCCGTGGTCTACTCGCCGACGTTCATCGACCAGGCGATCCGCGGCCGCGAGGACCCGGCCGAGCTCCGCGAGCGCATTCAGGAGGCGTTCGGGACGCTCGCGGCCGACCGCGACCGCATGTTCGTCGAGGGCGGCGGCCGGTACGACGTCGGCGGCATCGTCGACCTCACGGACGCCGACGTCGCGGCGTTGCTGGACGCGCGCGTCCTCCTGGTCGCGCCCTACGAAATTCCCGGGGACGTCGACGACGTGCTCGCCGCCGCCGAGACGTTCGGCGACCGGCTCGCCGGCGTCGTCTTCAACGACGTTCCCGACGCGGCCTACGACGCGCTCGAGACGGACGTGGTCCCGTTCCTCGAAGGCCGGGGAATTCCGGTCTACGGCGTGCTTCCCAGCGAGCGAGAGCTGTCGGGCGTGACCGTTGCGGATCTGGCGGACGAACTCGGCGCCTCGATGCTCGTCGAGGAGGGGCAAGACGTCTACGTCGAGCGCTTCGCGGTCGGCGCGATGGGGCCCGACAGCGCCCTGCGGCACTTCCGCCGGACGAAAGACGCCGCCGTCATCACAGGCGGCGACCGCGCCGAGATCCACACCGCCGCGCTCGAGGCCCCCGGCGTCCGCTGTCTCATCCTCACCGGCGGCCACCGCCCCTCCGGCGCGATCGTCGGCCAGGCGAGCGAGAAGGGCGTCCCGATCCTGGCGGTCCAGACGGATACGCTCACGACCGTCGAGCGCGCCGAGGACGTCGTCCGCAGCGGCCGGACGCGGGACGCCGAGACCGTCGACCGGATGGAAGCGCTGCTCACCGATCACGCGGCGGTCGACGCGATCCTGGGCGACGACTGA
- a CDS encoding DUF7342 family protein has translation MAKDRDPGEFDDVNEAVSAEWEAETTSYERVREIIGRAYIPVSADAVADAAGTSPKTARKHLNDLDEGGFVMTVISENGGTTYRRSPESLVTEQASDIRDHVSADELGTRVSEMRDRIRDLQTEYDAESPELLTSEDIDSETVREWQTTRRNLAFASAALATESDRDIESEPDETSDSD, from the coding sequence ATGGCCAAGGACCGAGACCCCGGTGAGTTCGACGATGTCAACGAGGCAGTCAGTGCAGAATGGGAAGCCGAAACCACGTCCTATGAGCGCGTCCGCGAAATCATCGGGCGCGCCTACATCCCGGTCTCCGCCGATGCTGTTGCCGATGCTGCAGGCACATCACCGAAGACAGCCCGGAAACACCTCAACGACCTCGATGAGGGAGGATTCGTCATGACCGTGATTAGCGAGAACGGCGGAACAACCTACCGGCGCTCGCCAGAGTCACTTGTCACCGAACAAGCATCCGATATACGAGATCACGTTTCAGCTGATGAGTTGGGCACGCGGGTCTCGGAGATGCGTGACCGCATCAGGGACCTCCAAACCGAATACGATGCCGAATCACCGGAGTTGCTCACCAGCGAGGACATTGATTCTGAGACGGTCCGCGAGTGGCAGACGACTCGCCGCAATCTCGCGTTTGCCAGCGCTGCACTCGCAACCGAGAGCGATCGGGATATAGAATCAGAACCAGACGAGACCAGCGATTCCGACTAG
- a CDS encoding acetate--CoA ligase family protein: MGRLAELFDPETVAVVGATDREGAVGRAIVENLQDEFAGEIVPINPSRDEVLGLECYSDAKSAPPIDLAVVVVPPGVVIDSVRELAETGTEHVVVITAGFAETGGEGAERERRLREIAAEYDLDVVGPNSLGVMSTPNGMNATFGPESALEGSISFMSQSGAFITAVLDWANDQGIGFQDVVSLGNKTVVDETDFVREWGDDPDTDVIIGYLEDIDDGQAFLETAREVTGDTPIVLVKSGRTDAGAQAASSHTGAIAGSERAYEAGLEQAGVLRAQSVQELFDYARALAGLPEPESDGVAVVTNAGGPGVLTTDAVGDSTLEMADFADETIDELAEAMPDEANVYNPIDAIGDADVERFGEALEIALADPNVGSAVVVAAPTAVLSYDDLAETVIKKLETHDTPVVTCLMGGERARQAEETLRESGIPNYFDPSRAVSGLDALARYRDIRERTVDEPETFDVDRERAREILQRAARRDDNRLGVESMDLLEAYGVPTPDGEIVDDPDRAREVAESIEGDVVMKIVSPDITHKSDIGGVKVGVSDDDVYDAYEDVVSRARNYQPDATIIGVQIQEMLDLDAGTETIVGMNRDPQFGPLLLFGLGGIFVEILEDTSVRVAPIGEDEVRDMIDEIRAAPLLRGARGREPADVDAVVETVQRLSQLVTDFPSILELDVNPLVAGPDGAQAIDLRLTVDTDELDTETDTE, encoded by the coding sequence GAGGGCGCCGTCGGCCGGGCGATCGTCGAGAACTTACAGGACGAGTTCGCCGGCGAGATCGTACCGATCAACCCCTCGCGCGACGAGGTCCTCGGGCTCGAGTGTTACTCGGACGCGAAGAGCGCACCGCCGATCGACCTGGCGGTCGTCGTCGTACCGCCTGGCGTCGTCATCGACTCCGTTCGCGAGCTCGCCGAGACGGGCACCGAGCACGTCGTCGTCATCACCGCCGGCTTCGCCGAGACCGGCGGCGAGGGCGCCGAGCGCGAGCGCCGGCTCCGTGAAATCGCCGCGGAGTACGACCTCGACGTCGTCGGGCCGAACAGCTTAGGCGTCATGTCCACGCCGAACGGGATGAACGCCACGTTCGGCCCCGAGAGCGCGCTCGAGGGCTCGATCTCGTTTATGAGCCAGTCGGGCGCGTTCATCACCGCCGTCCTCGACTGGGCCAACGACCAGGGGATCGGCTTCCAGGACGTCGTCTCGCTGGGGAACAAGACCGTCGTCGACGAGACGGACTTCGTCCGCGAGTGGGGCGACGACCCGGACACCGACGTCATCATCGGCTACTTAGAGGACATCGACGACGGCCAGGCGTTCCTCGAGACCGCCCGCGAGGTGACCGGCGACACGCCGATCGTGCTCGTCAAGTCCGGCCGGACGGACGCCGGCGCGCAGGCCGCTTCTTCCCACACCGGCGCGATTGCCGGCAGCGAGCGGGCATACGAGGCGGGGCTCGAGCAGGCCGGCGTCCTGCGGGCCCAGTCGGTCCAGGAACTGTTCGACTACGCGCGGGCCCTCGCCGGGCTGCCCGAGCCCGAGTCCGACGGCGTCGCCGTCGTGACGAACGCGGGCGGTCCCGGCGTGCTCACCACCGACGCCGTCGGCGACTCGACGCTCGAGATGGCCGACTTCGCCGACGAGACGATCGACGAACTCGCCGAGGCGATGCCCGACGAGGCCAACGTCTACAACCCGATCGACGCGATCGGGGACGCCGACGTCGAGCGGTTCGGCGAGGCCTTGGAGATCGCACTGGCGGACCCCAACGTCGGCAGTGCGGTCGTCGTCGCCGCGCCGACCGCGGTCCTGTCCTACGACGACCTGGCCGAGACGGTCATCAAGAAGCTCGAGACTCACGACACGCCCGTCGTCACGTGCCTGATGGGCGGCGAGCGGGCCCGCCAGGCGGAGGAGACGCTGCGGGAGTCGGGGATTCCCAACTACTTCGACCCCTCGCGAGCGGTCTCGGGGCTCGACGCGCTCGCTCGCTACCGCGATATCCGTGAGCGGACGGTCGACGAGCCCGAAACGTTCGACGTCGACCGCGAGCGCGCCCGCGAGATTCTGCAGCGGGCCGCCAGGCGGGACGACAACCGGCTCGGCGTCGAGTCGATGGACTTGCTCGAGGCCTACGGGGTCCCGACGCCGGACGGCGAGATCGTCGACGACCCCGACCGCGCCCGCGAGGTCGCCGAATCGATCGAGGGCGACGTCGTCATGAAGATCGTCAGCCCCGACATCACCCACAAGTCGGACATCGGCGGCGTCAAGGTCGGCGTCTCCGACGACGACGTCTACGACGCCTACGAGGACGTCGTCTCTCGGGCGCGCAACTACCAGCCCGACGCGACGATCATCGGCGTGCAGATCCAGGAGATGCTCGACCTCGACGCCGGGACCGAGACCATCGTCGGGATGAACCGTGACCCGCAGTTCGGCCCGCTGTTGCTGTTCGGACTCGGCGGGATCTTCGTCGAGATCCTGGAGGACACGTCGGTCCGCGTGGCCCCGATCGGCGAGGACGAGGTCCGCGACATGATCGACGAGATCCGGGCCGCGCCGCTGTTGCGCGGCGCCCGCGGTCGCGAGCCGGCCGACGTCGACGCTGTCGTCGAAACCGTCCAGCGGCTCTCACAGCTGGTAACCGACTTCCCGTCGATCCTCGAACTCGACGTCAACCCGCTCGTGGCGGGCCCCGACGGCGCACAGGCGATCGACCTGCGACTCACGGTCGATACGGACGAACTCGACACCGAAACGGACACGGAGTGA
- a CDS encoding helicase-related protein codes for MYESNFRGKETLVAVFYQPMLSEAVQYDRLAGYLSLQNLADALQGIESAFETKGEIRIIASKKLGQENKPVLTDAPLSEEGESRLALIAQMMDEGRLQLKIGEPRNSTDAGIFHPKLGIASDSDGNQISFEGSINETYNAWYRNYERFKVHRSWNDVEADYIQKDVETFERLWNEEHEDVVVTDIDEAIEEDILDWQPESDEEVQMHVERLQKTKEPQASEAAVAQIVSDRERLPGALHMAEDISSISPWPHQRVAADTAASIYPESLLFCDEVGLGKTIEAGLTLSRLLSIGEVSDALLLVPATVQPQWQEELLEKFNINSYSYDYSGGQHILRDAYGRVHSLSEYEPADPWDESHIGEFVSERDGPTVVLASWHTARREGNKELFSPTVHRQEGTASVVRDKENDFEWDLTLVDEAHHGRDGTNLYDLLTELKKDTTCMYVLTATPMQLEITELFDLLRLCDLPEGWNNREDFDTYFDVQQELPELLDEISGVRSKTVEELLPDLSSKWHVEPYEGMLTLRTWAGLIQSFVQTHDDVAQRVEEAIDDTGLSLSERRRLKRVLGIGRIGARDWEDRFSQLSGESLQFLLDLGTETTPVQSRVFRNTRETLRKFAETGRLDQTVPRRDIEVREVELGDAEPLYDRVETYISDVYNRSKQILEGKEKTAVGFVMTTYRQRLTSSLHAIEQSLKRRRENLRSELRDISDVSDSDLRTGALADREEVLQREYGVSVDEIGATGDAGERIREYELSELEDFIAQLYDVPEDPKLEQLIQDLHELSARARDTVIIFTQYTDTLDAIKNKVCLSHPDVGTYSGRGGEIYDSDTGEWTNTSKERVKREFTDSDGNISVLVCTDSASEGLNLQSCDALVNYDLPWNPMRVEQRIGRIDRIGQVNDEVLIWNYVYDDTVEEDIYDRLRERINLFEQAVGPLRPILEGLESDVERVAMGESEQDSEAIASSAKSRAAEAAELSKRVGLSEESLGATEEEIIESARLDGWTEAHPDISSIGYPDRRFEPMVEPDVVKRLFTQSQVLRDQGWRFEMLERRLTEDEDAPYKKLYRMTIPDAANPPIPTNSPEDTVQALYTEDDELLISFDPEVLEWYPSVVIPLPQHDLFACILGEIQQEISSGVRPEITQLFGQASDLGIKIWQENHEHITPEACIYASSQSERRLSLDVSLPPHSKAERTLREWLKARNDCY; via the coding sequence GTGTACGAGAGTAACTTCCGGGGCAAGGAGACCCTAGTTGCTGTGTTCTACCAGCCGATGCTCTCGGAAGCGGTACAGTATGACCGCCTTGCAGGATACCTGAGCCTCCAGAATCTCGCCGACGCACTGCAGGGGATCGAATCTGCGTTCGAGACGAAAGGGGAGATCAGGATCATCGCCTCGAAGAAACTCGGGCAGGAGAACAAGCCAGTTCTGACGGATGCCCCCCTCTCCGAGGAAGGTGAATCTCGCCTCGCCCTCATCGCACAGATGATGGACGAGGGTCGGCTCCAGCTGAAGATCGGTGAGCCCCGGAACAGTACCGACGCAGGTATCTTCCACCCGAAGCTCGGGATCGCATCTGATTCCGATGGGAATCAAATCTCCTTCGAGGGGAGCATCAACGAAACGTACAACGCGTGGTACCGCAATTACGAGCGGTTCAAAGTCCATCGATCCTGGAACGACGTCGAGGCAGATTACATCCAGAAGGACGTCGAGACGTTCGAACGTCTCTGGAACGAAGAACACGAAGACGTCGTCGTCACGGATATCGACGAGGCGATCGAGGAGGACATCCTCGACTGGCAACCCGAATCCGACGAGGAAGTCCAGATGCATGTCGAACGGCTACAAAAGACGAAAGAGCCGCAGGCATCGGAGGCAGCAGTTGCTCAGATCGTCTCTGACAGAGAGCGTCTTCCCGGCGCGTTACACATGGCCGAGGACATTAGCTCGATCTCCCCGTGGCCACACCAGCGCGTCGCTGCTGACACGGCCGCAAGCATCTACCCGGAGAGTCTCCTCTTCTGTGACGAAGTCGGTCTTGGGAAAACCATCGAAGCCGGACTCACACTCTCCCGATTACTGTCGATCGGTGAAGTGAGCGACGCGTTGCTCCTCGTGCCCGCGACAGTCCAGCCGCAGTGGCAAGAGGAACTCCTAGAGAAGTTCAACATCAACTCCTACTCGTACGATTACAGTGGCGGGCAGCACATCCTGCGGGACGCGTATGGACGCGTTCACTCACTTTCAGAGTACGAGCCAGCTGATCCGTGGGATGAATCTCACATCGGTGAATTCGTCTCAGAGCGAGATGGTCCAACAGTGGTGCTCGCCTCCTGGCACACGGCTCGTAGAGAGGGAAACAAGGAGCTGTTCTCTCCGACAGTTCACAGACAGGAAGGGACAGCATCAGTGGTGCGGGACAAGGAGAATGACTTCGAGTGGGATCTGACGCTCGTAGACGAAGCACACCACGGGCGTGATGGCACGAACCTCTACGACCTCCTCACCGAACTCAAGAAAGACACGACGTGCATGTACGTTTTGACAGCCACGCCGATGCAGCTCGAAATCACGGAGCTGTTCGATCTCCTCCGTCTCTGTGACCTGCCAGAGGGGTGGAACAACCGTGAGGACTTTGACACCTACTTCGATGTTCAACAGGAGCTCCCCGAACTCCTGGACGAAATCAGCGGTGTTCGTTCCAAAACCGTAGAAGAACTCCTCCCCGACCTCTCCTCAAAGTGGCACGTCGAGCCCTACGAGGGGATGCTCACTCTGCGTACGTGGGCGGGGTTGATTCAATCGTTCGTCCAGACGCACGACGACGTCGCCCAGCGGGTGGAAGAAGCCATCGACGATACCGGGTTGTCGCTTAGCGAACGCCGACGACTCAAGCGCGTCCTCGGTATCGGTCGAATCGGTGCCCGCGATTGGGAGGACCGATTCTCGCAACTGTCTGGTGAGAGCCTTCAGTTCCTGCTCGACCTCGGTACTGAAACGACGCCCGTTCAGTCACGGGTCTTCCGAAACACGCGGGAGACACTCCGAAAATTCGCGGAGACTGGCCGACTTGATCAGACTGTCCCTCGCCGAGACATCGAAGTACGAGAAGTTGAACTTGGGGACGCAGAGCCGCTGTACGACCGCGTCGAGACCTATATCAGCGACGTCTACAACCGTTCCAAGCAAATCCTGGAAGGCAAAGAGAAGACCGCGGTCGGCTTCGTGATGACGACGTATCGGCAGCGGCTGACCAGCAGTCTGCATGCGATCGAGCAATCACTCAAGCGCCGGCGTGAAAACCTTCGATCAGAGCTTCGGGACATTTCGGACGTTTCTGACAGTGACCTTCGAACCGGTGCCCTAGCCGATCGGGAAGAAGTCCTGCAGCGGGAATACGGTGTTTCAGTGGACGAGATCGGAGCTACAGGTGACGCAGGCGAACGGATTCGAGAGTATGAGCTGAGCGAGTTAGAGGATTTCATCGCACAATTGTACGACGTCCCGGAAGACCCGAAACTCGAACAGCTCATCCAGGACCTCCACGAACTCAGCGCCCGTGCCCGGGATACAGTCATCATCTTTACCCAGTACACGGACACACTCGATGCGATCAAGAATAAAGTCTGTCTCAGCCATCCCGATGTCGGGACGTACTCTGGTCGTGGGGGCGAGATCTACGACTCGGATACAGGTGAGTGGACCAATACCAGCAAGGAACGGGTAAAGCGTGAGTTCACCGACTCCGATGGAAACATATCAGTTTTAGTATGTACTGATTCTGCAAGCGAGGGCCTTAATTTGCAGAGTTGTGATGCTCTAGTAAACTATGATTTGCCGTGGAATCCAATGCGCGTCGAACAACGAATCGGTCGGATCGACCGAATCGGACAGGTAAACGACGAGGTTCTCATCTGGAATTACGTTTACGACGACACCGTCGAGGAAGACATTTACGACAGACTTCGTGAGCGAATTAACCTGTTCGAGCAAGCAGTCGGTCCCCTTCGTCCCATTTTGGAGGGGCTGGAAAGCGACGTGGAGAGAGTAGCGATGGGCGAATCGGAGCAAGATAGTGAAGCGATCGCCAGCTCCGCCAAAAGCCGAGCGGCTGAAGCCGCAGAACTATCCAAACGGGTCGGCCTTTCCGAAGAAAGTCTGGGGGCCACTGAGGAGGAAATCATCGAGTCGGCACGATTAGATGGCTGGACGGAAGCTCATCCCGACATTTCCTCCATCGGCTATCCCGACAGGCGGTTCGAACCGATGGTTGAGCCAGACGTCGTGAAACGACTCTTCACCCAAAGCCAAGTCCTGAGAGATCAGGGCTGGCGTTTCGAAATGCTGGAACGACGCCTCACTGAGGACGAAGATGCGCCTTACAAGAAGTTATACCGCATGACGATTCCAGATGCAGCCAATCCACCAATTCCGACAAATTCTCCCGAGGATACGGTTCAAGCGCTCTATACAGAAGACGACGAATTACTGATCTCATTTGATCCTGAGGTTTTAGAGTGGTATCCGTCAGTTGTGATTCCGTTACCACAGCATGACCTGTTTGCGTGTATCTTAGGTGAGATTCAACAAGAAATCAGCAGTGGCGTAAGACCCGAGATTACCCAGCTCTTTGGTCAAGCATCCGATTTAGGAATCAAGATCTGGCAAGAGAATCACGAGCATATCACACCTGAGGCCTGCATCTACGCGTCATCTCAATCAGAACGGCGGCTAAGTCTCGATGTTAGTTTGCCCCCGCATAGCAAGGCGGAGCGAACACTTCGTGAATGGCTGAAGGCACGGAACGATTGCTACTGA